TATCCAAGGAAGACATGTAGTTGTCGCAGTAGTCGTAGCACGCTAATGCAAATGGCATGGTTGGCTGGCTAGTTTCACTTGGGGCAACCGGGCCATTGCACATCCTTGGGAGAAAGGGTTTTAAGAACCGGATTCCTCTCGAAGAAATTGGTTGGCCTGAGCTCGAATGCAGTGCTCAATAATGGCATTATGGGGAAGTTTTCTTGTGCTGGAACATGATGAATTCCCACAACGTGCCACAGCACAATGTCCTTGTTGTTAATGTCTCTATTCCTGCAACCATTTTCAatcaaaaatagataaaatagtgTGTAAGTTGTTGAGTTCAATGATATATACTATATCTGATCAATTAAGAGCctaaaaaattactacaaatatgACGCACACtcacaagaataaaaaaaaaatgatcatacGTACTTTTTGGTCCAAACGGCCAAAGTATCATCTCCATGGCTGTGATCAACCTAGAGTCCACCAGCCCACTCCTCAGTCCTATTGTATGGAGTGACCCAAACATTGAAGTTGGTAAAAGCGCCACGTATTTGTGATCCAACGGAGGTTTTCTTGTTAGGCTTCACCACTGAAAGCTCACCGGGGCTCAACCTGCAAGTATTATCTTTGCAGTTTCTACCTCAGTTGTCCAATAGCTTTTTCTCTTCGAACTTCCATCTGTCACTCTTACTGTCTTCAAACTTGTCTTCTCAAAAGAGATGGTAAATGTAGAAGTGGTCGTGGTAAACACCAATGCTGTTTGCTGACACCAAGGTTCCATGTCGATCGCTCTTGATCTCACTCTTGTGCTTAATGTCCACTCCCTTAATTTCCAATATACCCGAGAGAGCAATCtgtatttgaatatatatgtgTTGTAGGATTACTTATTAGAGACTAATTAGACaaagcattttaattttaatttttgttcaagCATCATGCATGCACAGTTCTAACGGCATGCGCGGCAAAGTCCCTCGGGGTTCGTAGGTCAACCACGTGGTGTACATACCTTCGGACGATccagaaaataaagaaaaaatttctcCTTATGCAAAGTTATATTCAATTCATTGTACAGAAATAATGGATGgaccattttttaataaaataacatttcctAGAGTATAATCAAAACagtaaatataacattttttatgtggctttaaatagaataaatttGTTATCTCCAAACGTGACACATATAAAAGtactatttaattacaaaattgacaattttacaaaaaaaaaaaaaaatcgcatataaaacaaattaaagatgATGTAGCTAGTAGCAACAACTATATATACATACCGAGGGCTTGATTGAGGCACTTGTTTTAAACTCCCAATTGTCGTAGTTGCCCACAGTAACAACTGTTCTTAGCACTAAGTTCACTTCCATTCTAGTTTCGGCGAACTGTCAAAAGCCAACAcgtaaaagtttaaaatcaaaataattaataatactacATACgtacaaaaaaagacaaatgtgTAACTAGTAAGGATCGGATGGATCTATATATATTCTGAACGTACGTACTTACCGATTCATTGGGAATGCCTGTTTCTGTGTGACGCCACATGATGCTGCCATATTGTTCAAAGACACAGATAGCGTTCTTGAGCAGTGTGAACATATGTATCTAGTCACGGTTGGGCACCAACGAGACAGTGGAGAGACCAAACCCAAACTCTCCAGAATCAAAGAAAGTCTTGTAGTAAAAATCATCTGTTGGGTCTTGGTATGGTACGAACAGCTTAGAAATGTAACCTTTGTATAACACTCTACGAGACTTGTGCTTCTCCAAATCATAAATGGATGCCAGTGATATTACAATTCCGGCACGTGGATCGAATCCAAATCATAAATGTTAACGAAGCTATTGTAGCAGACCGTTCACTGCTTGAGTGcttcttaattattcaatattaatttatgtcatcctttcttttttttactgagATATTCATGTCATCCTGTTATATTGACAGATGTTGATTTTATTGGAATAGGATATATATAGATATTGCACGAAGAATTTTAAGTAAACAAATAAACGGTGTTATGGGCATTTGTTCTAGTGATATGATTCTCAGTTTGGGTGCGAGAGGTCCCGAGTTCGATTTTCGGAATGCtccttttctttaaaaaaaaaaacgtatttATAAGTTTCCTCAAATGAAACTAAAGATAtagttacaaaataattattttccctCGTACATGAAAGAACGAAACAActttgtgaaaagaaaaaaagagttacAATTAATTCTGAAACTGAAATCAATGAAGACATAGCTGCTGAAAAAGAGTTACTTTGTGAAATCAATTATTTCTGAAAGAGAGTATTCGTATATGCCGCAGCTGAAACTGAAACTCATACTCTTCCTCCCATTCTCTGCGCAACAACTTCTGAAACTCCAACATGGATAACTCCCGTGCATAACAGTTGTGTTGCGCTTACAATTATAGTGATCGTTTCTAAGGTGCGCTGGAAAAacagttaatttttattagccAATGACAATTTGTGCTTTTTGGCAGTGAATTGAAATTCTAGTATTAAGCTTACCAGGTTGGAGTCTGTCCAGCCAAGTTCAATCTCTTTGCATGCAAATCTGCAACAAAAGAAGTAGTAGCCATAAAGCATTTATTCTCTCTTGCTAGAATGGTAGAAAGCAAAATGGGGGGTAATTAAGGCTATCTAGCTCACCCCATAGCCAGTAGAGTGAGTGCCCATGTAGTCAATGAAGACATAGCTGCTGCATGTAAGTTGGGAGCATTCCACTGGAGAATGTTTTGCAATCCAGTGAGTGAGGTGGTGAATCCCACAACACCAGCAACGAGAGAGAAAATTACGAAAAAACCAGTTGTCATGTTTCCCATTGGGAAATATATTGGAAATATTCGAGCTGGAATGGACAAAACAGATGCTGCAAATGCAAATCAGCCAAGTCAATAAACCACACACACAATTCAATTAAGTTGAAACCAAGGaacacaatttttaattttttctattgatAAAGCACTCTAATTAATTACCTGTTTCGCCAGACCTTTGAATCCCATGGTTCACTGCCCAAGAAGCAATAACAAGCACAATGAAGTACAACACTAGATTCAGTACCAAGAGGATAGAAGCTACTGATTTGGATCCTGAAGCCATGGCCCTTGATCTTCAATTCAAACACCAAAAAattactaacttggaaccttaaTTAACTTACTTGTCCTTGTGAGGTTGGAGtcgacatatatataaaccaaGACATATAATTCACCCCATTATATTACCAGAATATTGTTGGGAAAGGTTGTCCAGCAATATGGTTCTTCTTTGCTCTTACCATCGAAAAGAACTTTCTTCTATGCAAAGAAATGGCTTGTATTCTTTGATCATTATTTGGTTTGTCTCGTGAAGGGGGAAAGGAATTCTTTTTCATACATTACATCCTATGAGCATATTGCAGCATAGAATTAAGGGGCAAAAGCTTTGTCTCTTTACACCATTATAATCATCAGAGATCAAACAAAAAGTTACAATAACCAATGTTCATCATAGAGTCTGAAGATTCTACATCTTATTAAGTTGAGCTTAAGCAAAAGGTCGTAAATGAAAATTTCAATGATAGCTACTTCACAAGAAAGTTACTGTCAgttaatttgagaaaaaaaaaattggcaggGACAGAGAATACTAGTACTAGATTGGAATTTTTTTCCTCCTCAAATAAGATGTGATTGTGACACATGTACACGCACAGAAATATAGGGATAGACGGAGAATGAGATGACAGAGAACAAATGGAGAAATGGGTAAAACCGTAACACCACGATGTCATTACGTAAATAAACAAATCTTtaaataaaggataaaataaatatattaagtttaaaatatcaaattaaggAACCCTAATAACGATAAtattaagaatattaatttaaataagtaaaaagtaTAATGGAAATTATGATAAAGATTAATCCGTAACATTAAGAActaatttgtttaaacttatttgttaaaataaatgtttcttttaataaaataagtaacttttttgtttttagtgtgtttatttaaattgtttctgtttaaaagtataattttatgtttattttaagaaataaatcaatCTTATCtgtttataaaaaagtttaaataaaaaaagtttatttaaaaaagaaatttaaacaaactcatcCTATTTTCGTTTCTATCTTTCCATTTTGGTTGTCATGCCTTTGGGCCGTGTAGGTTGAGGTATATTTGTTTTCAGTTGTGGAGATCTGTTGTGTCATACTAATGGATCTGTGCTGTGGACATACCTTGTGCTATGGCCCagctttccttttttttttattaaatgaaattcaatttgcaaaaaaaaaatgttacatatttacaaaaataaaaatatctttaaccagagttatgttttgttaacaaaacatcaaaatagaaaattctgattttttttttcatggtaaGGTTAGGTATATCTCTCAATCTCTTCCTcctctcgcctaataaaaaccTAAGTCGAATGACATCTAAGGCTTAAAAACTTAAGATGTTTTATGAAGAGTGCTTTGTATACTATCCACTGTACCCacattaagaataaaatttgcTGGACTCAACACCCATCAATACTAtgagaaagattaaaaaaaaagatatttattttttattaatttcatttttacatTAATATGTGTATTATTTAGTCCTTTGTAAAATTCTTATTTGCTTTACTAATGAGGTAGTATTATAaattcttaaatatgttttttttttatttttagtttttagattTTACTTAAATTCAATAATATAAGTGAAATTtacacaatataattatttaatttatattaataaaccaTTACATATGCATTAAAGACTGCTTTATATTtaccaaaataattttattttcgaaAAATAGGGCTTAGAGAAAAACAATGAAtatcaaaatgaaaacatataAATAGTTGGACTAAATGGGCAACACTTTTTTTCTTAAGGTCCACACAAACTGTGTTCTTGGATCAATACTTTAGACAGATCCTAAAGGGGCTTAGATTACAGGTTAAGACATTA
This region of Glycine max cultivar Williams 82 chromosome 7, Glycine_max_v4.0, whole genome shotgun sequence genomic DNA includes:
- the LOC100779785 gene encoding membrane protein PM19L, which gives rise to MASGSKSVASILLVLNLVLYFIVLVIASWAVNHGIQRSGETASVLSIPARIFPIYFPMGNMTTGFFVIFSLVAGVVGFTTSLTGLQNILQWNAPNLHAAAMSSLTTWALTLLAMGFACKEIELGWTDSNLRTLETITIIVSATQLLCTGVIHVGVSEVVAQRMGGRV